One window of the Diospyros lotus cultivar Yz01 chromosome 12, ASM1463336v1, whole genome shotgun sequence genome contains the following:
- the LOC127787404 gene encoding pseudo histidine-containing phosphotransfer protein 5-like isoform X2 — translation MEGNHLQRQVAYTRRSLFEQGYLDEQFIQLEDLQDDANPNFVEEIVTLFYTDSARLLRTIEQALEHNPSDFDRLDDYMHQFKGSSSRCMRTFQQVKQEHATLRRKLETYFQLAREAHPV, via the exons ATGGAAGGAAATCACTTGCAGCGCCAGGTTGCCTACACGAGAAGGTCCCTCTTTGAACAG GGATATCTTGATGAGCAGTTCATTCAGCTGGAGGATTTGCAGGATGATGCAAACCCTAATTTTGTAGAGGAAATTGTCACATTGTTTTACACTGATTCAGCTCGACTCCTCCGTACCATCGAGCAAGCACT GGAACATAATCCTTCTGATTTTGATAGGCTGGATGATTACATGCACCAGTTTAAGGGCAGCAGCTCAAG ATGCATGAGGACATTTCAACAAGTGAAGCAAGAGCATGCTACTCTTAGGAGGAAGCTTGAAACTTATTttcag CTGGCAAGAGAAGCCCATCCAGTTTAA
- the LOC127787404 gene encoding histidine-containing phosphotransfer protein 4-like isoform X1: protein MEGNHLQRQVAYTRRSLFEQGYLDEQFIQLEDLQDDANPNFVEEIVTLFYTDSARLLRTIEQALEHNPSDFDRLDDYMHQFKGSSSSIGARKVKNECTRFREYCRAGNTEGCMRTFQQVKQEHATLRRKLETYFQLAREAHPV from the exons ATGGAAGGAAATCACTTGCAGCGCCAGGTTGCCTACACGAGAAGGTCCCTCTTTGAACAG GGATATCTTGATGAGCAGTTCATTCAGCTGGAGGATTTGCAGGATGATGCAAACCCTAATTTTGTAGAGGAAATTGTCACATTGTTTTACACTGATTCAGCTCGACTCCTCCGTACCATCGAGCAAGCACT GGAACATAATCCTTCTGATTTTGATAGGCTGGATGATTACATGCACCAGTTTAAGGGCAGCAGCTCAAG CATTGGAGCTAGGAAAGTGAAAAATGAATGCACCAGGTTCAGAGAATACTGCAGAGCAGGAAATACTGAAGG ATGCATGAGGACATTTCAACAAGTGAAGCAAGAGCATGCTACTCTTAGGAGGAAGCTTGAAACTTATTttcag CTGGCAAGAGAAGCCCATCCAGTTTAA
- the LOC127787403 gene encoding cell division control protein 2 homolog A-like isoform X2, whose product MLQYEKVEKIGEGTYGVVYKARDRATNETIALKKIRLEQEDEGVPSTAIREISLLKEMQHGNIVRLQDVVHCERRLYLVFEYLDLDLKKHMDSCPDFSNDPRLIKTFLYQILRGIAYCHSHRVLHRDLKPQNLLIDRRTNSLKLADFGLARAFGIPVRTFTHEVVTLWYRAPEILLGSRHYSTPVDVWSVGCIFAEMVNQRPLFPGDSEIDELFKIFRILGTPNEDTWPGVTTLPDFKSTFPKWPPKDLATVVPNLDSAGVDLLKKMLCLDPSRRITARSALEHEYFNDIGFVP is encoded by the exons ATGTTGCAGTATGAAAAAGTTGAGAAGATTGGTGAAGGAACTTATGGTGTGGTCTATAAGGCTCGGGATCGTGCGACAAATGAAACTATAGCTTTAAAGAAAATTCGCTTGGAGCAGGAAGATGAGGGTGTGCCAAGCACGGCCATTAGAGAAATCTCTCTCTTGAAAGAGATGCAGCATGGGAACATTGTCAG GCTACAAGATGTGGTGCACTGTGAGAGGCGTTTGTATCTGGTTTTTGAGTATCTGGACTTGGATTTGAAGAAACACATGGACTCATGCCCAGACTTCTCTAACGATCCACGTCTTATAAAA ACGTTTCTGTACCAAATTCTTCGTGGTATTGCTTATTGTCACTCTCATAGAGTTCTTCACAGAGATCTGAAACCTCAGAACTTGCTGATAGATCGCCGTACAAATTCACTAAAACTTGCAGATTTTGGATTGGCCAGAGCATTTGGTATTCCAGTCAGGACATTTACACATGAG GTGGTGACTCTGTGGTATAGGGCACCTGAAATTCTTCTCGGATCCCGCCACTACTCAACTCCCGTGGATGTGTGGTCTGTGGGATGTATATTTGCTGAGATGGTGAATCAGCGTCCGCTCTTTCCTGGGGACTCTGAGATTGATGAACTATTTAAAATCTTCAG AATTTTGGGCACCCCAAATGAGGATACATGGCCTGGTGTGACTACATTGCCTGATTTTAAATCTACCTTTCCAAAGTGGCCTCCTAAG GACTTGGCAACTGTGGTTCCAAATCTTGACTCAGCTGGTGTTGATCTTCTTAAG AAAATGCTTTGTTTGGATCCAAGCAGAAGAATTACAGCTAGAAGTGCCCTCGAACATGAATACTTTAATGACATTGGGTTTGTACCTTGA
- the LOC127787403 gene encoding cell division control protein 2 homolog A-like isoform X1, translating to MDQYEKVEKIGEGTYGVVYKARDRATNETIALKKIRLEQEDEGVPSTAIREISLLKEMQHGNIVRLQDVVHCERRLYLVFEYLDLDLKKHMDSCPDFSNDPRLIKTFLYQILRGIAYCHSHRVLHRDLKPQNLLIDRRTNSLKLADFGLARAFGIPVRTFTHEVVTLWYRAPEILLGSRHYSTPVDVWSVGCIFAEMVNQRPLFPGDSEIDELFKIFRILGTPNEDTWPGVTTLPDFKSTFPKWPPKDLATVVPNLDSAGVDLLKKMLCLDPSRRITARSALEHEYFNDIGFVP from the exons ATGGATCAG TATGAAAAAGTTGAGAAGATTGGTGAAGGAACTTATGGTGTGGTCTATAAGGCTCGGGATCGTGCGACAAATGAAACTATAGCTTTAAAGAAAATTCGCTTGGAGCAGGAAGATGAGGGTGTGCCAAGCACGGCCATTAGAGAAATCTCTCTCTTGAAAGAGATGCAGCATGGGAACATTGTCAG GCTACAAGATGTGGTGCACTGTGAGAGGCGTTTGTATCTGGTTTTTGAGTATCTGGACTTGGATTTGAAGAAACACATGGACTCATGCCCAGACTTCTCTAACGATCCACGTCTTATAAAA ACGTTTCTGTACCAAATTCTTCGTGGTATTGCTTATTGTCACTCTCATAGAGTTCTTCACAGAGATCTGAAACCTCAGAACTTGCTGATAGATCGCCGTACAAATTCACTAAAACTTGCAGATTTTGGATTGGCCAGAGCATTTGGTATTCCAGTCAGGACATTTACACATGAG GTGGTGACTCTGTGGTATAGGGCACCTGAAATTCTTCTCGGATCCCGCCACTACTCAACTCCCGTGGATGTGTGGTCTGTGGGATGTATATTTGCTGAGATGGTGAATCAGCGTCCGCTCTTTCCTGGGGACTCTGAGATTGATGAACTATTTAAAATCTTCAG AATTTTGGGCACCCCAAATGAGGATACATGGCCTGGTGTGACTACATTGCCTGATTTTAAATCTACCTTTCCAAAGTGGCCTCCTAAG GACTTGGCAACTGTGGTTCCAAATCTTGACTCAGCTGGTGTTGATCTTCTTAAG AAAATGCTTTGTTTGGATCCAAGCAGAAGAATTACAGCTAGAAGTGCCCTCGAACATGAATACTTTAATGACATTGGGTTTGTACCTTGA